Proteins from one Strix uralensis isolate ZFMK-TIS-50842 chromosome 14, bStrUra1, whole genome shotgun sequence genomic window:
- the SYNPO gene encoding synaptopodin, translating to MGRNRKGLSRSASLSEKELKEAKARSRRIAAQLTTAPSPSSKGVLLFNRRKQRVDGLAEAGHGGGLPLSPVPQPRQAAMEEGKVQGTKPAPDQPSTLGEGLQVNASTCREVPAEAQQVPLSVYLKENMKSATTNGVQERAASGTESGVGGLRDAGAPAGLSTVALVLPQSPKEGKNSEVPSEVPSAPAGTATGTAPPASQQQNGAQGRQYYEVHLTLAKPKPVKNRTARPFGTQASPTSGQPMEGPPATELPPPPTYAETLSSPPPLTRVRSPPAYSALYPAREQKMLPGPPLSCGVSGPNPLPKTGILEESAARRTGKKSMFTFVEKPKLGPNPDLLDLVQSVDSRKKQKEQGEPSAEDEPFALGAEAANFVPNSAPRGGQHLLPADDAPAWSSCLKSPTIQPKPKPQPSHNLSEARGKGAELFARRQSRMEKFIIEAPSQPELLRSPSPTMSLPPSWKYDANICLSPMVSRHPSKSPSRPSKTPPASLYGGNLMENEVSQKELEISKQQPYQLQSSLFILSPSKGPARSVPQEVPPPRPSLPDAYPYSQQTSCPTSLLPPSPVWHPPTVPSAGQTTSSPFPSTTEDLPLTHGSRAGPGAPTEVLLASPCRLLPPRAKGGFQAPRPSYSTRNAGIEPQERRPSLPASPTWTPRLARRPGSLDGWASPASVPELDEGPPMSPPWSERSLSPLRQDADPRASRQMQARLARNIINAARRKSSSPKAVGPEGSRPFTPIPAGPSSLPQSPRPARPEGSRAPAPQAASSVLGSLGSPSPTHKSPLRSPRADGPQFCASPGMPRAAWAEGRRLLLPPSMSSCPVPGLSPSPKSPLPSPVVGGRSPAKRCTSRSPTDSDVSLDSEDSGTKSPGIHSFNLCPRGWTGSLRLKPGGLSSGAPCTS from the exons ATGGGGCGGAACAGGAAAG gTCTGTCCCGCAGCGCCAGCCTCTCTGAGAAGGAGCTGAAGGAGGCGAAGGCGCGGAGCCGGAGGATCGCGGCGCAGCTCACCACGGCACCCAGCCCCAGCTCCAAGGGTGTTCTGCTCTTCAACCGCCGCAAGCAGCGTGTCGATGGGCTCGCCGAGGCCGGGCATGGCGGGGGGCTGCCGCTGAGCCCTGTGCCCCAGCCTCGGCAAGCAGCCATGGAGGAAGGCAAGGTACAGGGGACAAAGCCGGCGCCTgaccagcccagcaccctgggagaggggctgcaggTGAACGCCTCCACGTGCCGGGAGGTGCCTGCCGAAGCCCAGCAGGTCCCACTTAGCGTCTACCTGAAGGAGAACATGAAATCGGCCACCACCAACGGTGTGCAGGAGCGGGCGGCCAGCGGGACGgagagcggggtgggggggctcagggATGCGGGAGCCCCTGCGGGGCTGAGCACGGTGGCTCTTGTCCTGCCACAGAGCCCCAAGGAGGGGAAGAACAGCGAGGTACCCAGCGAGGTGCCCAGCGCGCCAGCGGGGACGGCCACAGGGACAGCACccccagccagccagcagcagaacGGGGCGCAGGGCCGGCAGTACTATGAGGTCCATCTCACCCTGGCCAAGCCCAAGCCTGTGAAGAACCGGACGGCTAGACCCTTCGGCACCCAGGCGTCCCCCACCAGCGGCCAGCCCATGGAGGGACCCCCTGCCACCGAGCTGCCCCCGCCACCCACCTACGCAGAGACCCTGAGCAGCCCACCACCGCTCACCCGCGTCCGCTCGCCCCCCGCCTATTCAGCCCTGTACCCCGCCCGGGAGCAGAAGATGCTGCCAGGTCCCCCCCTGAGCTGTGGGGTGAGCGGACCAAACCCCCTGCCCAAAACAGGGATCCTGGAGGAGTCAGCTGCCCGGAGAACCGGCAAAAAGTCCATGTTCACTTTCGTTGAGAAGCCAAAACTGGGCCCCAACCCTGATCTGCTGGACCTGGTCCAGAGCGTGGACagcaggaagaagcagaaggagcAGGGGGAGCCCAGTGCTGAGGATGAGCCCTTCGCCCTCGGGGCTGAAGCCGCCAACTTTGTCCCCAACAGTGCACCCAGGGGTGGGCAGCACCTTCTGCCAGCCGACGATGCACCAGCGTGGTCCTCCTGCCTCAAGTCTCCCACCATCCAGCCCAAGCCGAAGCCACAGCCCAGCCACAACCTCAGTGAAGCGAGAGGGAAGGGGGCCGAGCTCTTTGCCCGCCGGCAGTCCAGGATGGAGAAGTTCATCATCGaggctccctcccagcctgaGCTGCTGCGGTCCCCATCACCTACCAtgtccctgcctccctcctggaAGTACGATGCCAACATTTGCCTGTCACCCATGGTCTCCAGACACCCCTCCAAGAGTCCCTCCAGGCCCTCCAAAACCCCCCCAGCGTCTCTGTATGGCGGCAACCTGATGGAGAACGAGGTCTCCCAGAAGGAGCTGGAGATCTCCAAGCAGCAGCCCTACCAGCTCCAGTCTTCGCTCTTCATCCTCTCCCCATCCAAAGGGCCGGCGAGGTCCGTGCCCCAGGAGGTGCCTCCACCCAGACCCTCTCTCCCTGACGCCTACCCATATTCCCAGCAAACCTCCTGCCCGACCTCTCTGTTGCCTCCTTCCCCTGTTTGGCATCCCCCCACCGTGCCCAGCGCTGGCCAGACCacctccagccccttccccagcaccaccGAGGATCTGCCCCTGACTCACGGCAGCCGTGCCGGTCCCGGAGCCCCGACTGAGGTGCTGCTGGCCTCCCCGTGCCGCCTGCTGCCGCCCCGAGCAAAGGGAGGCTTCCAGGCGCCCCGGCCCTCCTACTCCACCAGGAACGCCGGCATTGAGCCGCAG GAAAGGCGGCCGTCCCTCCCCGCCTCGCCCACCTGGACACCCCGGTTGGCGCGGCGCCCCGGCAGCCTGGACGGCTGGGCCAGCCCGGCCTCGGTGCCTGAGCTGGACGAGggaccccccatgtcccctccatgGAGCGAGAGGTCCCTGTCCCCGCTGCGGCAGGACGCCGACCCCCGGGCCAGCCGGCAGATGCAAGCGCGGCTCGCCAGGAACATCATCAACGCTGCCCGGAGGAAGAGCTCTTCTCCCAAAGCCGTGGGGCCGGAGGGCTCCCGGCCCTTCACCCCCATCCCTGCTGGCCCCTCCAGTCTGCCCCAGTCCCCCCGGCCGGCACGGCCGGAAGGTTCCAGAGCCCCAGCACCGCAGGCTGCCAGCAGCGTGCTGGGGAGCCTGGGCAGCCCCTCGCCCACCCACAAAAGCCCCCTGCGATCGCCGCGGGCTGACGGCCCCCAGTTCTGTGCCTCCCCCGGGATGCCCCGAGCCGCCTGGGCAGAAGGTCGCCggctcctgctgccacccagcATGTCCTCCTGCCCCGTCCCCGGGCTGTCGCCCAGCCCCAAGAGCCCCCTGCCATCCCCCGTGGTGGGCGGGCGGTCCCCGGCCAAGCGCTGCACCTCCCGGTCCCCGACGGACTCGGACGTCTCCCTTGACTCCGAAGATTCGGGGACCAAGAGCCCGGGCATCCACAGCTTCAACCTCTGCCCCCGGGGCTGGACCGGCAGCCTGCGGCTGAAGCCGGGGGGGCTGTCCTCGGGGGCTCCCTGCACCTCCTAG
- the NDST1 gene encoding bifunctional heparan sulfate N-deacetylase/N-sulfotransferase 1, whose amino-acid sequence MTVLARARRGIRQLSPQVVLLLLFVFCLLSVFISAYYLYGWKRGLEPSGDVAGPDCDEPKVAPSRLLPLKTLKVVDSSRTDPLVLVFVESLYSQLGQEIVAILESSRFKYRTEIAPGKGDMPTLTDKDRGRFALIIYENILKYVNLDAWNRELLDKYCVEYGVGIIGFFKANENSLLSAQLKGFPLFLHSNLALKDCSINPKSPLLYITRPSEVEKGVLPGEDWTVFQSNHSTYEPVLLAKTKSAESIPHMSVDAALHTTVMQDLGLHDGIQRVLFGNNLNFWLHKLVFVDSVSFLTGKRLSLPLDRYILVDIDDIFVGKEGTRMKVEDVKALFDTQNELRTHIPNFTFNLGYSGKFFHTGTDAEDEGDDLLLSYVREFWWFPHMWSHMQPHLFHNQSVLAEQMTLNKKFAVEHGIPTDMGYAVAPHHSGVYPVHVQLYEAWKQVWSIKVTSTEEYPHLKPARYRRGFIHNGIMVLPRQTCGLFTHTIFYNEYPGGSSELDKIINGGELFLTVLLNPISIFMTHLSNYGNDRLGLYTFKHLVRFLNSWTNLKLQTLPPVQLAQKYFQIFSEEKDPLWQDPCEDKRHKDIWSKEKTCDRFPKLLIIGPQKTGTTALYLFLGMHPDLSSNYPSSETFEEIQFFNGHNYHKGIDWYMEYFPIPSNTTSDFYFEKSANYFDSEVAPRRASALLSKAKVITILINPADRAYSWYQHQRAHDDPVALKYTFHEVITAGPEAAPKLRTLQNRCLVPGWYATHIERWLNSYHANQILVLDGKLLRTEPAKVMETVQKFLGVTNFIDYHKTLAFDPKKGFWCQLLDGGKTKCLGKSKGRKYPEMDSDSRAFLRDYYRDHNIELSKLLYKMGQTLPTWLREELQSTR is encoded by the exons ATGACTGTACTGGCCAGGGCCCGGCGGGGTATCCGGCAGCTCTCTCCACAGGTGGTGTTGCTCCTGCTCTTCGTCTTCTGCCTGCTCAGTGTTTTCATCTCTGCATATTATTTAtatgggtggaaaaggggcttgGAGCCCTCTGGGGACGTGGCGGGGCCGGACTGCGATGAGCCCAAGGTCGCCCCTTCCCGCTTGCTGCCGCTGAAGACCCTCAAGGTGGTCGACTCCTCCCGCACGGATCCTTTGGTGCTGGTCTTCGTGGAGAGTCTCTACTCCCAGCTGGGCCAGGAAATTGTCGCCATTTTGGAGTCAAGCCGCTTCAAATACAGGACAGAGATCGCCCCGGGGAAGGGGGACATGCCCACGCTGACTGACAAGGACCGGGGACGCTTTGCGCTCATCATCTACGAGAACATCCTCAAGTACGTCAACCTGGACGCCTGGAACCGGGAGCTGCTGGACAAGTACTGTGTGGAGTATGGTGTGGGCATCATCGGCTTCTTCAAG GCCAACGAGAACAGCCTGCTGAGCGCCCAGCTGAAGGGcttccccctcttcctccactcCAACCTGGCGCTGAAGGACTGCAGCATCAACCCCAAGTCTCCCCTCTTGTACATCACGCGCCCCAGTGAGGTGGAGAAGGGAGTGCTCCCCGGGGAGGACTGGACCGTCTTCCAGTCCAACCACTCCACCTACGAGCCAGTCCTCCTGGCCAAGACCAAGTCAGCCGAGTCCATCCCGCACATGAGCGTGGACGCAGCGTTGCACACCACCGTGATGCAGGACCTGGGTCTCCACGATGGCATCCAGAGGGTGCTTTTTGGCAACAACCTCAACTTCTGGCTGCACAAGCTCGTCTTCGTGGACTCTGTCTCCTTCCTGACGGGCAAGAGACTCTCCCTGCCCCTCGACCGCTACATCCTGGTGGACATCGACGACATCTTTGTGGGCAAGGAGGGCACACGCATGAAGGTGGAAGATGTTAAG gcGCTGTTCGACACGCAGAACGAGCTGCGCACCCACATCCCAAACTTCACCTTCAACCTGGGATACTCAGGGAAATTCTTCCACACGG GTACCGATGCCGAGGACGAAGGTGACGACCTGCTGCTGTCCTACGTGAGGGAGTTCTGGTGGTTCCCCCACATGTGGAGCCACATGCAGCCTCACCTCTTCCACAACCAGTCGGTTCTTGCTGAGCAGATGACCTTAAACAAGAAATTCGCTGTC GAGCATGGCATCCCCACTGACATGGGGTACGCCGTGGCCCCCCACCACTCGGGCGTGTACCCCGTCCATGTGCAGTTGTACGAAGCTTGGAAGCAGGTTTGGTCAATCAAAGTGACGAGCACGGAGGAGTACCCCCACCTGAAACCCGCTCGCTATCGCCGTGGCTTCATCCACAATGGCATCATG GTACTCCCCCGGCAAACCTGTGGCCTTTTCACGCACACCATTTTCTACAATGAATACCCTGGTGGCTCCAGTGAGCTGGACAAAATCATCAACGGGGGTGAACTGTTCCTGACTGTGCTCCTCAACCCT ATCAGCATCTTCATGACCCATCTGTCCAATTACGGCAACGACCGCCTGGGCTTGTACACCTTCAAGCACCTGGTCCGCTTCCTGAACTCCTGGACCAACCTGAAGCTCCAGACGTTGCCACCTGTGCAGCTGGCACAGAAATACTTCCAGATCTTCTCCGAGGAGAAGGACCCACTGTGGCAG GATCCCTGTGAAGACAAACGACACAAAGATATTTGGTCCAAAGAAAAGACCTGTGACCGATTCCCAAAGCTTCTCATCATTGGGCCTCAAAAAACAG GAACAACCGCCCTTTATCTCTTCTTGGGGATGCACCCAGACCTGAGCAGCAACTACCCCAGCTCAGAGACCTTTGAGGAGATACAGTTCTTCAATGGACACAATTATCACAAGGGCATCGACTG GTACATGGAGTACTTCCCCATTCCCTCCAACACCACCTCTGACTTCTACTTTGAGAAAAGTGCCAACTACTTTGACTCAGAAGTGGCTCCCCGGCGAGCCTCAGCCCTGCTCTCCAAGGCCAAAGTCATCACCATCCTCATCAACCCTGCCGATCGAGCCTACTCCTGGTATCAG CACCAGCGAGCTCACGACGACCCGGTAGCTCTGAAATACACCTTCCACGAGGTGATCACGGCGGGACCCGAGGCTGCTCCGAAGCTCCGGACTCTGCAGAACCGCTGCCTGGTGCCGGGCTGGTACGCCACCCACATCGAGCGCTGGCTGAACAGCTACCACGCCAACCAG ATCCTGGTCCTGGACGGCAAGCTGCTCCGAACGGAACCCGCCAAAGTGATGGAGACGGTCCAGAAATTCCTCGGCGTGACGAACTTCATCGATTATCACAAGACCCTGGC GTTTGATCCAAAGAAAGGATTCTGGTGTCAGCTTCTGGATGGagggaaaacaaaatgcttgGGAAAGAGCAAAGGCAGGAAGTACCCTGAGATGGATTCGGAT TCGCGCGCCTTCCTGCGGGACTATTACAGGGACCATAACATCGAGCTCTCCAAGCTCCTGTACAAAATGGGGCAGACGCTGCCCACCTGGCTGCGggaggagctgcagagcaccaggtag